The proteins below are encoded in one region of Halocatena salina:
- a CDS encoding DUF7528 family protein, whose amino-acid sequence MLTPAEARDLHAALDEALYHTETFTHTACEHRPDGSYVVVRRRADSSGHRKVFDSFAALDELYGKLPTKFTAEDVEQPGLTGGRRHMLVHHFTEHPAFDCVLARRQPLTARKES is encoded by the coding sequence GTGCTGACGCCAGCGGAGGCGCGCGATCTCCACGCCGCCCTGGACGAAGCACTGTATCACACCGAAACGTTCACTCACACGGCCTGTGAGCATCGCCCGGACGGCTCGTACGTCGTCGTTCGCCGTCGTGCGGACTCCTCTGGCCATCGGAAAGTGTTCGATTCGTTCGCAGCGCTTGATGAACTGTACGGGAAGCTTCCCACCAAGTTCACTGCTGAGGACGTCGAACAGCCTGGATTGACGGGCGGTCGTCGACACATGCTCGTCCATCATTTCACCGAGCATCCAGCGTTCGACTGCGTGCTGGCTCGTCGACAGCCGCTCACAGCACGGAAAGAATCCTAA
- a CDS encoding PIN domain-containing protein, producing the protein MDENIEDWVDNSMLCLDSNLVSDYLTGHEPAQEFLDAHQHEDLVVTATTMVELYIGAHHGQFHGDLDDIREAIGWLGLDVLQHDHRSALETARLQRDLIDRRTPLTATAAMIAGVARMNGATLATNDSDFLNDEVRSVLDVVEYYREQ; encoded by the coding sequence ATGGACGAGAACATCGAAGACTGGGTCGATAATTCGATGCTCTGTCTCGATTCGAATCTCGTTAGCGACTATCTCACCGGTCACGAACCGGCACAGGAGTTTCTCGACGCCCACCAACACGAGGATCTCGTGGTCACCGCGACGACGATGGTCGAGCTGTATATAGGAGCACACCACGGCCAGTTCCATGGCGATCTCGATGATATTCGGGAAGCCATCGGCTGGCTCGGCCTAGATGTGCTACAACACGATCATCGGTCGGCGCTCGAAACCGCTCGCTTGCAGCGGGATCTCATCGATCGAAGGACACCACTCACAGCCACGGCCGCGATGATCGCAGGGGTCGCGCGAATGAACGGAGCAACGCTGGCAACCAACGACAGCGATTTTCTGAACGACGAAGTTCGATCAGTGCTCGATGTAGTCGAGTACTATCGAGAGCAATGA
- a CDS encoding DUF7117 family protein yields the protein MKIRGQRECRECGTRWSYYETGDVSCPDCDSLRSRGLDERTKHTDAPTALDLSPARSLVEEEGISEALQDATERCRTYITHIGFIHAGELTPLSETYLAATELVYSARELRRSMRIDDDTELYLLSLLKGADEGNRPDPEVVPKSMQTARGLASAAAVDDYRQAFNWYLDEHPDQQAAAVLQTVSEHVRRIEALDGDVDPMVAERLVASVRDLRKHVCTGADTLTTAQSRLEELQ from the coding sequence ATGAAAATCCGAGGCCAGCGCGAGTGTCGAGAGTGTGGAACGCGATGGTCGTACTACGAGACCGGCGACGTGTCCTGTCCGGACTGTGATAGCCTCCGGAGTCGCGGGCTGGATGAGCGGACCAAACACACCGATGCACCCACGGCACTCGATCTCTCACCAGCGCGGTCGTTGGTCGAGGAGGAAGGAATATCTGAAGCATTACAAGACGCGACCGAACGGTGTCGAACGTACATCACCCACATAGGCTTCATCCACGCGGGAGAACTCACACCGCTGTCGGAGACGTATCTCGCGGCAACCGAACTCGTCTACAGCGCCCGGGAGTTGCGGAGATCGATGCGGATCGACGACGATACGGAGTTGTATCTGCTCTCGCTGCTCAAGGGCGCGGACGAGGGGAACCGCCCCGATCCTGAAGTCGTTCCGAAATCGATGCAGACGGCCCGCGGACTGGCGTCTGCAGCGGCTGTAGACGACTACCGACAGGCGTTCAACTGGTATCTCGATGAGCATCCTGACCAGCAAGCGGCAGCCGTCTTGCAGACGGTTTCGGAACACGTTCGCCGGATCGAAGCCCTGGACGGTGACGTTGATCCTATGGTGGCCGAACGGCTAGTTGCGTCCGTTCGAGATCTTCGAAAGCACGTCTGTACGGGGGCCGACACGCTCACGACAGCCCAGTCTCGTCTCGAGGAACTGCAGTGA
- a CDS encoding PadR family transcriptional regulator, whose translation MHDLTGFQRDLLYVIAGSDDPHGLAIKDELEEYYEKEIHHGRLYPNLDTLVEKGLVEKGQRDRRTNYYTLTRRGQREIDARNDWEAQYISLEVEA comes from the coding sequence ATGCACGATTTGACCGGTTTCCAACGGGATCTACTGTACGTCATTGCTGGCAGCGACGATCCACACGGACTAGCGATTAAAGACGAACTCGAAGAGTACTACGAAAAGGAGATCCACCACGGTCGATTATATCCGAATTTAGATACGTTAGTGGAGAAAGGGTTGGTCGAAAAGGGTCAGCGCGACCGGCGGACGAACTACTACACGCTCACGCGTCGTGGCCAGCGCGAGATCGACGCCCGTAACGACTGGGAAGCACAATACATCAGTCTCGAAGTCGAGGCGTAA
- a CDS encoding NUDIX hydrolase, whose protein sequence is MSRIDPDSTAETLRARYEDVVHHEANHELDAEAFASMRASPRGWGVGALVVDAADRVLLVRENGQWYVPGGRLEAEESPEMGAVREVREETGVDVSLSGLAGIAEQTFSHQTTAESFVFRFAMFEATPETTDVADDPGLPDESISSVEWHTSVPADTYTRDLVVELLGQRGSH, encoded by the coding sequence GTGAGTCGAATCGATCCGGATTCGACGGCCGAGACGCTTCGCGCGCGGTATGAGGACGTCGTTCACCACGAGGCGAACCACGAACTCGACGCCGAGGCGTTTGCTTCAATGCGAGCGTCTCCACGCGGCTGGGGCGTCGGCGCGCTGGTGGTTGACGCCGCCGATCGGGTGTTACTCGTCCGGGAAAACGGCCAGTGGTACGTCCCCGGGGGGCGACTCGAAGCCGAGGAGTCGCCAGAGATGGGTGCCGTCCGGGAGGTACGCGAAGAGACGGGTGTGGACGTTTCACTCTCCGGACTAGCGGGGATCGCCGAACAGACGTTCTCCCACCAGACGACGGCCGAATCGTTCGTGTTCCGCTTTGCGATGTTCGAGGCGACGCCCGAGACGACGGATGTGGCCGACGATCCCGGGCTTCCCGACGAATCGATCAGTTCGGTCGAGTGGCACACGTCGGTACCGGCAGACACCTACACCCGTGATCTCGTGGTCGAACTACTCGGACAACGAGGGAGCCATTGA
- the glmU gene encoding bifunctional sugar-1-phosphate nucleotidylyltransferase/acetyltransferase: MQVIILAAGEGTRMRPLTHSTPKPMLPVGDRPLVAHTADAAIDAGADELVFVVGYEGDTVKSYFGDRYGGVPIKYSTQDEQLGTAHAVRAAKEHITGPFAVLNGDDLYDQDSMAELFSGGPAVASVRVDNPSDYGVLSMEEEYITEIVEKPTEPPSNLVNAGAYVFPADAREWLDVPKSERGEHELTDVLARVIDHQNVRAVELDRWLGVGRPWELLEANEWKLDGLERNVAGEVHERAELRGAVVVEEGATIDAGTVIEGPALIRSGASVGPNTYVRGATRIGTDCHVGNGVEIKNSVLMHDTNVPHLSYVGDSLLGPHVNLGAGTQVANLRHDGTAIEQTVKGERVSTGRRKYGIVAGDGAKTGVNTSLSPGVVLAPGTTTLPGEQVHRDP; this comes from the coding sequence ATGCAGGTAATCATCCTCGCAGCAGGAGAGGGGACGCGGATGCGTCCGTTGACCCACTCGACTCCCAAACCGATGTTACCCGTCGGCGACCGGCCGCTCGTGGCACACACCGCAGACGCAGCCATCGACGCTGGTGCCGACGAACTGGTGTTCGTCGTGGGCTATGAGGGAGACACCGTCAAATCGTATTTCGGCGACCGTTACGGTGGCGTTCCAATCAAATATTCCACCCAAGACGAACAGCTCGGCACCGCCCACGCCGTTCGAGCCGCAAAAGAGCACATCACCGGGCCGTTTGCGGTGCTCAACGGCGATGACCTGTACGATCAGGACAGCATGGCCGAACTGTTCTCGGGCGGTCCAGCGGTCGCCTCCGTCCGGGTCGACAATCCGAGCGACTACGGTGTGCTCTCGATGGAAGAGGAGTACATCACGGAAATCGTCGAAAAACCCACGGAGCCACCCAGCAATCTCGTGAACGCAGGCGCGTACGTTTTCCCCGCCGACGCACGCGAGTGGCTCGACGTTCCCAAAAGCGAGCGTGGTGAACACGAACTCACGGACGTCCTGGCTCGCGTCATCGACCACCAGAACGTTCGAGCGGTCGAGCTCGACAGGTGGCTCGGCGTGGGTCGGCCGTGGGAACTCCTCGAAGCGAACGAGTGGAAACTCGACGGACTCGAGCGAAACGTCGCTGGCGAAGTCCACGAGCGCGCAGAGCTTCGGGGCGCCGTGGTCGTGGAGGAGGGCGCAACGATCGACGCCGGAACTGTTATCGAAGGACCAGCGTTGATTCGATCGGGGGCGAGCGTCGGACCCAACACCTACGTTCGCGGTGCGACCCGGATCGGAACCGATTGCCACGTTGGAAACGGCGTCGAGATCAAAAACAGCGTTCTCATGCACGATACAAACGTGCCACACCTCTCGTATGTGGGCGATAGTCTCCTCGGACCACACGTGAATCTCGGTGCCGGCACACAGGTCGCAAACCTCCGCCACGACGGGACAGCCATCGAACAAACAGTCAAAGGCGAACGCGTGTCGACCGGTCGTCGAAAGTACGGAATCGTCGCGGGTGATGGCGCTAAAACTGGTGTTAACACCTCACTCTCGCCGGGCGTCGTCCTCGCGCCTGGTACCACTACCCTCCCCGGTGAACAGGTCCATCGGGACCCATAG
- a CDS encoding LeuA family protein — protein sequence MRFCDVTLREATQIPGREYTVEQTIAAGRALDELSLSLVQTGFPATGEHDTTVTQRLADVLENDVVAIARARDDDVDAALEADADVVEVFVPVSDRQLNAILGLSRDEAFESAQDAIDRVRDGGARPHLTLMDAFRTDADDVAPAFERFNVSITLTDTVGARTPSFVAGYLRSLAGLGVSLDRIGVHFHDDLGVATANALVAARLGVDRVDVSVASLGERAGNPALEEVAVALEADGHDTGLARDQLIPACRAVLDALDEPVDPRAPVIGEAVTSHESGLHTAAMLEDPATFEPYDPETFGGERRLLFGAHTGREAATRLLERADKEPTEELIDALLDRLAETEEPIELDEAVAIAEQL from the coding sequence ATGAGATTCTGTGACGTGACACTCCGGGAGGCCACCCAGATACCGGGGCGGGAGTACACTGTTGAGCAAACGATCGCGGCGGGTCGAGCGCTCGATGAGCTGTCTCTGTCGCTCGTTCAGACGGGATTTCCGGCGACGGGCGAACACGACACGACGGTCACACAGCGGTTGGCCGACGTGCTCGAGAACGACGTGGTTGCGATCGCCCGGGCGAGAGACGACGACGTCGATGCCGCACTTGAGGCGGACGCTGACGTGGTGGAGGTGTTCGTTCCGGTGTCCGATCGGCAGCTGAACGCGATACTCGGACTGTCGAGGGATGAGGCGTTCGAGTCCGCACAGGATGCGATCGATCGGGTACGTGACGGCGGTGCACGTCCACATCTCACGCTGATGGACGCGTTTCGCACCGACGCTGATGACGTCGCGCCGGCGTTCGAGCGGTTCAACGTGTCGATCACGCTGACCGATACGGTCGGTGCGCGCACGCCCTCGTTCGTCGCTGGATATCTGCGGTCGCTGGCCGGACTGGGGGTTTCACTCGATCGAATCGGCGTCCATTTCCACGACGATCTGGGCGTCGCCACCGCTAACGCCCTCGTTGCCGCCCGGCTCGGCGTCGATCGGGTGGACGTGAGCGTCGCATCGCTGGGCGAGCGCGCGGGCAATCCCGCTCTTGAGGAAGTCGCCGTCGCGCTCGAAGCGGACGGCCACGACACCGGTCTCGCACGCGACCAGCTCATTCCGGCGTGCCGGGCGGTGCTCGACGCGCTCGACGAACCGGTCGATCCCCGCGCGCCGGTCATCGGGGAGGCAGTTACATCCCACGAGTCCGGGCTGCACACGGCGGCAATGCTCGAGGACCCGGCGACGTTCGAGCCGTACGATCCCGAAACGTTTGGCGGCGAGCGACGGCTCCTGTTCGGCGCACATACCGGACGAGAGGCGGCGACACGGCTGCTCGAACGAGCCGACAAGGAACCGACAGAGGAACTGATCGACGCGCTGCTCGACCGGCTCGCAGAGACGGAGGAGCCGATCGAGTTGGACGAGGCGGTAGCGATAGCAGAGCAGCTGTGA
- a CDS encoding amphi-Trp domain-containing protein has protein sequence MEETLFSTERRQRKTEIASHLRSIADKLESGEAITLSNGGESVTLEVPEQATFEMEVERETGDGDPELSLEFEIEWHESGESSGFVIE, from the coding sequence ATGGAAGAAACGTTGTTCAGCACCGAGCGCCGTCAGAGGAAAACAGAAATCGCGTCACATCTACGTTCGATCGCTGACAAACTAGAGTCAGGAGAGGCGATCACGTTGTCCAACGGAGGGGAGTCGGTGACGTTGGAGGTTCCAGAGCAAGCGACGTTCGAAATGGAGGTTGAGCGCGAAACGGGTGACGGTGATCCGGAACTGAGTCTCGAGTTCGAGATCGAGTGGCATGAATCGGGAGAGAGCAGCGGCTTCGTGATCGAGTAG
- a CDS encoding FAD-binding protein has protein sequence MTLYEHDVIVVGAGGAGLRAAIAANEEGADVALVTKLHPVRSHTGAAEGGINAALRDGDSWEDHAYDTMKGSDYLGDAPAVETLCQDSPEETIQLEHWGMAFSREDDGRVSQRPFGGLSFPRTTYAGAETGHHLLHTMYEQVVKRGIQVYDEQYVMDLAVTDHEDPEDRVCQGCIGYDIKTGQLNGFIANNGVVIATGGPGQMYAHTTNAVAQTGDGQAMAYRAGVPLQDMEFVQFHPTTLPSTGVLISEGVRGEGGILYNSNGERFMFEYGYANNDGELASRDVVARAEVTEVNEGRGYENDAVHLDMRHLGEERITDRLENIIHLATDFEGVDPLEEPMPVKPGQHYAMGGIETDENGETCIDGLYAAGECACVSVHGANRLGGNALPELIVFGARAGRHAASEDGADAQIETGSSARTETADVDVPTELGRVETGSEDAVADGGELHSGSPKEVVNRALERQQERVETLMETDGINHADVRSDLQETMTENVNVFRNEAGLKQALKDIRACRERYQEVGVSDPSRTFNTDLMHTIETRNLIDQAEVLTLGALARTEFRGAHWRQSHQERKDEEWLKHTMVAWNDGAPELYYTDVILEGESKEYEPKVRSY, from the coding sequence ATGACATTATACGAACACGATGTGATCGTCGTCGGTGCGGGTGGTGCTGGACTGCGGGCGGCGATCGCTGCCAACGAAGAGGGTGCGGACGTGGCATTGGTGACGAAGTTACATCCCGTTCGGAGCCACACGGGCGCGGCGGAGGGTGGCATCAATGCGGCGCTCCGTGACGGTGACTCGTGGGAGGACCACGCCTATGACACGATGAAGGGGTCGGACTATCTCGGGGACGCTCCGGCGGTCGAAACGCTCTGTCAGGACAGTCCCGAGGAGACGATCCAACTCGAACACTGGGGGATGGCATTCTCGCGTGAAGATGACGGACGGGTATCCCAACGTCCGTTCGGCGGGCTGTCGTTCCCGCGGACGACGTACGCGGGCGCAGAGACCGGCCACCATCTCCTGCATACGATGTACGAGCAGGTGGTGAAACGCGGGATCCAGGTGTACGACGAGCAGTACGTGATGGATCTGGCGGTGACGGACCATGAAGACCCCGAGGACCGGGTGTGTCAGGGCTGTATCGGTTACGACATCAAGACGGGGCAACTGAACGGCTTCATCGCTAACAATGGCGTCGTCATCGCGACCGGTGGTCCCGGGCAGATGTACGCCCACACGACTAACGCGGTCGCACAGACGGGCGACGGACAGGCGATGGCCTACCGGGCGGGAGTACCCCTCCAAGACATGGAGTTCGTGCAGTTCCATCCCACGACGCTTCCCTCGACAGGCGTGTTGATCAGTGAGGGCGTTCGGGGCGAAGGTGGGATCCTGTACAACAGCAACGGCGAACGGTTCATGTTTGAGTATGGGTACGCCAACAACGACGGCGAACTCGCCAGCCGTGACGTCGTCGCACGTGCAGAGGTGACCGAGGTCAACGAGGGTCGTGGATACGAGAACGACGCAGTCCACCTCGACATGCGCCATTTGGGCGAAGAGCGAATCACCGACCGGTTGGAAAACATCATCCACCTCGCAACCGACTTCGAAGGCGTCGACCCGCTCGAAGAGCCGATGCCAGTCAAACCGGGGCAACACTACGCGATGGGCGGTATCGAGACCGACGAGAACGGTGAGACCTGCATCGATGGACTGTACGCCGCGGGGGAGTGTGCCTGTGTGAGCGTTCACGGTGCGAACCGGCTCGGTGGCAACGCGCTACCCGAACTCATCGTGTTCGGCGCGCGTGCGGGCCGTCACGCCGCCAGCGAGGACGGGGCCGACGCACAGATCGAGACTGGTTCTTCCGCACGGACCGAGACCGCCGACGTCGACGTACCAACCGAACTCGGTCGCGTCGAAACGGGGAGCGAGGACGCTGTCGCTGACGGCGGCGAGCTACACAGTGGATCGCCCAAAGAGGTCGTCAACCGCGCGCTCGAACGACAACAAGAGCGCGTCGAGACCCTGATGGAGACGGATGGGATCAACCACGCCGACGTTCGGTCCGATCTCCAAGAGACGATGACGGAAAACGTGAACGTCTTCCGCAACGAAGCGGGTCTCAAACAGGCCCTCAAGGATATCCGGGCGTGTCGGGAACGGTACCAAGAGGTGGGTGTGAGCGATCCGTCTCGCACGTTCAACACCGATCTCATGCACACCATCGAGACGCGCAACCTCATCGACCAAGCTGAAGTTCTCACGCTCGGCGCGCTCGCACGAACCGAGTTCCGTGGCGCACACTGGCGCCAAAGCCACCAGGAACGCAAAGACGAAGAGTGGCTCAAACACACGATGGTCGCGTGGAACGATGGCGCTCCGGAACTGTACTACACGGACGTGATTCTCGAAGGAGAGTCGAAGGAGTACGAACCGAAAGTGCGGAGCTACTGA
- a CDS encoding succinate dehydrogenase/fumarate reductase iron-sulfur subunit, which translates to MSTHVSESESEAQAGTDQQTTDRPAAQQRRLEKKRARNEQRDQASDSTETDGQTVHLKVFRYDPEVKDKQEPRFDDFHVPSKKGMTVLDGLIYSRDHYDSSLTFRHSCRQAICGSDALFINGSQRLGCQTQIDDLDQPVRVEPLPHQEVVKDLVVDMEHFYDQMDTVEPYFQEEDLPSGLEEQRQDRENREKIKMSTRCIWCGACMSSCNIAAGGNYLGPAAINKAYRFVMDEREGEDLKQQRLETIEEEQGVWRCQTQFSCTNVCPKDIPLTEHIQELKREAVKSNLKFW; encoded by the coding sequence ATGAGCACACACGTTTCAGAATCCGAATCCGAAGCACAAGCTGGGACTGACCAACAGACGACCGACAGACCGGCGGCCCAACAACGCCGCCTTGAGAAAAAGCGCGCGCGCAACGAGCAGCGGGATCAGGCTAGCGATTCGACCGAAACGGACGGACAGACGGTCCATCTGAAGGTGTTCCGATACGATCCCGAGGTCAAGGACAAACAGGAGCCGCGGTTCGACGACTTCCACGTTCCCTCTAAAAAGGGGATGACTGTGCTAGATGGGCTTATTTACTCGCGCGACCATTACGATTCGTCGCTCACGTTCCGCCATTCCTGTCGGCAGGCGATCTGTGGCTCGGACGCTCTGTTCATCAATGGCTCACAGCGATTGGGCTGTCAGACACAGATCGACGACCTCGACCAGCCGGTGCGCGTCGAACCGCTACCCCATCAGGAGGTGGTAAAAGATCTCGTCGTCGACATGGAACATTTCTACGACCAGATGGACACGGTCGAACCCTACTTCCAGGAAGAGGATCTTCCATCAGGTCTCGAAGAACAGCGCCAAGACCGCGAAAACAGGGAGAAGATCAAGATGAGCACGCGCTGTATCTGGTGTGGTGCGTGTATGTCGTCCTGTAACATCGCGGCCGGAGGCAACTATCTCGGTCCGGCGGCGATCAACAAAGCCTACCGCTTCGTGATGGACGAACGCGAAGGCGAGGATCTCAAACAACAACGACTCGAAACGATCGAGGAAGAACAAGGGGTGTGGCGGTGTCAAACTCAGTTCTCCTGTACGAACGTCTGTCCGAAAGACATCCCACTCACGGAGCACATTCAGGAACTCAAACGCGAAGCCGTGAAAAGCAACCTCAAGTTCTGGTAA
- a CDS encoding succinate dehydrogenase hydrophobic membrane anchor subunit, with the protein MAEHYTSFSRDDTRWLLQRVTAVFLVGVLAFHFMLLHFVHHAYEITLAGTTARMSQPGYFVTMVSFLIAGTFHGVNGVYNALVNQGIEGTPRTIVKYGLIIVSLLLIAQGIRVAWVMTGGQLV; encoded by the coding sequence ATGGCCGAACATTACACGTCTTTCTCGCGGGACGACACGCGATGGTTGCTCCAGCGAGTGACGGCGGTGTTTCTCGTAGGTGTGTTGGCGTTTCACTTCATGCTGTTGCACTTCGTGCACCACGCGTACGAGATCACCCTCGCGGGCACCACTGCGCGGATGAGTCAGCCGGGGTATTTCGTGACGATGGTGTCGTTTCTGATCGCTGGGACGTTCCACGGCGTCAACGGCGTGTACAACGCTCTCGTCAATCAGGGCATCGAGGGAACGCCCCGGACGATCGTCAAGTACGGACTTATCATCGTGAGCCTCCTACTCATCGCCCAAGGAATCCGTGTTGCGTGGGTGATGACTGGCGGACAACTCGTTTGA
- the sdhC gene encoding succinate dehydrogenase, cytochrome b556 subunit, with protein MSQSYDRGLVENFGRWTEFSAGMWAWVFHKFTGWVLIGYLFTHIAVLSTAIEGASMYNGTLQGLEALLIVRFMEVGLLAVAVFHILNGVRLLFVDLGLGLDAQDKSFYASLILTGAIAVASIPTFLGGAF; from the coding sequence ATGAGTCAGTCGTACGATCGGGGGCTCGTCGAGAACTTCGGGCGGTGGACGGAGTTCTCTGCCGGGATGTGGGCATGGGTGTTCCACAAGTTCACCGGTTGGGTCCTCATCGGCTACCTGTTCACGCATATCGCCGTACTCAGCACCGCTATCGAGGGCGCATCGATGTACAACGGAACGCTCCAAGGGCTTGAAGCTCTGCTCATCGTCCGGTTTATGGAAGTGGGACTGTTGGCGGTAGCCGTGTTCCACATACTCAACGGCGTTCGGCTGTTGTTCGTTGATCTCGGGTTGGGGCTGGACGCACAGGACAAGAGCTTCTACGCGTCGTTGATCCTCACGGGCGCGATCGCCGTCGCAAGCATCCCGACGTTCCTCGGAGGTGCGTTCTGA
- a CDS encoding WD40/YVTN/BNR-like repeat-containing protein — protein sequence MLLIGSDDGVYRTRIDGPSKPTRVLSSGRVMRLRQFGDGVGLFAATKTGLYRSMDGSEWTDLDVPHAETYAVCVDADGTQLYVGTSPAHIYTAPIEALDGTATIPWTELNGFLDIPSREAWRLPRHDDRAHVRDLHTDPASPNRIVAAIEVGGVHVSDDGGATWTQRSNGVDNDVHELRVVGPAEYLAATGHGLFRTRDAGQTWKRLDQSVPQSYFRCVFALGDAVYAAGALSNSSTWNDPDTDPAMFSCSQSGSLDTIPIPPADETVTGMTAVDGDLLIATHTGRLFVHRGSWRDLGDFPVHGPLTGRYTPICSFN from the coding sequence ATGCTCCTCATCGGCAGCGACGACGGAGTGTATCGCACCCGGATCGACGGTCCGTCAAAACCGACACGGGTCCTTTCGTCCGGTCGAGTGATGCGCCTCCGACAGTTCGGAGACGGTGTGGGGCTGTTCGCGGCCACGAAAACCGGACTGTACCGGTCGATGGATGGCTCCGAGTGGACGGATCTCGACGTTCCTCATGCCGAGACGTACGCCGTCTGCGTCGATGCCGACGGCACGCAGTTGTACGTCGGAACGAGTCCTGCCCACATATACACGGCACCGATCGAAGCGCTCGACGGAACGGCCACAATCCCTTGGACCGAGCTGAACGGATTTCTGGATATACCTTCGCGTGAGGCGTGGCGACTTCCCCGTCACGACGATCGTGCTCACGTCCGAGATCTTCACACTGATCCCGCCAGTCCGAACCGAATCGTCGCGGCCATCGAGGTGGGCGGCGTACACGTCAGCGACGACGGTGGAGCTACCTGGACACAACGATCGAACGGAGTCGACAACGATGTCCACGAACTCCGTGTCGTCGGTCCGGCGGAGTATCTCGCTGCGACTGGCCACGGACTCTTCCGGACGCGTGACGCCGGCCAAACGTGGAAGCGACTCGATCAATCCGTTCCCCAGTCGTATTTCAGATGTGTGTTCGCCCTTGGGGACGCCGTCTATGCGGCTGGTGCGCTGTCGAACTCCTCGACGTGGAACGATCCAGACACCGATCCGGCGATGTTCTCCTGTTCACAAAGCGGCTCACTCGACACGATCCCGATCCCGCCGGCAGACGAAACTGTCACTGGTATGACTGCTGTCGACGGCGATCTCCTCATCGCAACGCACACCGGTCGCCTGTTCGTCCACCGTGGCTCGTGGCGTGACCTGGGCGATTTCCCCGTTCATGGACCGCTTACTGGACGGTACACACCGATCTGTTCCTTCAACTGA
- a CDS encoding bifunctional methylenetetrahydrofolate dehydrogenase/methenyltetrahydrofolate cyclohydrolase: MTTVLDGDAVASDIRDSLTDNIDTLTTAGVTPGLATVLMSTDPSSETYVSMKQRDCEEVGINGIHVEIDADAPATELYETIEDLNDDPAVHGILVQLPVPEHVDERRVVRSIDPEKDVDGFHPENVGRLVGGESRFKPCTPHGVQKLLDAAGVDPDGKEVVIVGRSEIVGKPLANLLIQKAPGGNATVTVCHSHTEDLAAKTRTADIVVAAAGVPELIDGTMLREGATVIDVGVNSVDAETEKGYELVGDVDFESAKEKAGVITPVPGGVGPMTRAMLLYNTVKAASAQTGVDVELP, encoded by the coding sequence ATGACCACCGTTCTCGATGGTGACGCCGTCGCCAGCGATATCCGCGATTCGCTCACTGACAACATCGATACGCTTACGACTGCTGGTGTGACGCCCGGATTGGCGACGGTGTTGATGAGCACCGATCCATCGAGCGAGACGTACGTCTCGATGAAACAGCGCGACTGTGAGGAGGTCGGCATCAACGGGATTCACGTCGAGATCGACGCCGACGCGCCCGCCACGGAGTTGTACGAGACGATCGAGGATCTCAACGACGATCCGGCAGTACACGGTATTCTCGTGCAGTTGCCGGTTCCCGAGCACGTGGACGAGCGCCGCGTCGTACGGAGTATCGACCCGGAAAAGGACGTCGACGGCTTCCATCCCGAGAACGTCGGTCGGCTGGTGGGTGGTGAGTCGCGGTTCAAGCCGTGCACGCCCCACGGTGTACAGAAACTTCTCGACGCCGCAGGCGTCGATCCCGACGGGAAAGAGGTAGTGATCGTCGGCCGATCGGAGATCGTCGGCAAGCCGCTGGCGAATCTCCTCATTCAGAAAGCACCGGGCGGCAACGCCACAGTGACGGTGTGTCACTCTCACACTGAGGATCTCGCGGCGAAAACGCGCACGGCGGACATCGTCGTCGCAGCTGCGGGTGTGCCGGAACTCATCGACGGGACGATGCTCCGCGAGGGCGCGACGGTGATCGATGTGGGCGTCAATTCCGTGGATGCCGAGACCGAGAAAGGATACGAACTCGTTGGAGACGTCGATTTCGAGAGCGCAAAAGAGAAAGCGGGCGTCATCACGCCAGTGCCGGGTGGTGTCGGTCCCATGACGCGTGCCATGCTGTTGTACAACACGGTGAAAGCCGCGAGCGCACAGACCGGCGTCGACGTCGAACTTCCGTGA